Genomic window (Cellulosilyticum lentocellum DSM 5427):
GGAGGTCATTTAATATGATTATTGTAATGAAAAACAACACACCAGAAGAGGAAATTAATAGATTAATGAAAGAATTGACATCTAGTTATGACATAAAAATTCAAAAGATTACAGGAAGCCAATGTACAGTTTTAGGACTCATTGGAGACACATCATCTATTGAAGTCGATGATATTTCAAGAGATAGCCGCGTAGATAAAGCAATGCGTGTGAAACAACCTTATAAGAAAGCCAATAGAGCTTTCCATCCAGATGATAGCATATTTGAAATTGGGGGCAGAAAAATCGGAGGAAAGGACATTGCTATTATTGCAGGACCTTGCTCTGTAGAAAGTGAAGAACAAATTGTGGGGATTGCAGAAGCAGTAAAAGCATCCGGTGCCACTTTCCTTAGAGGAGGGGCTTACAAACCTCGTACTTCTCCATATGCTTTCCAAGGACTTGAAGCAGAAGGCTTAGAGCTTCTTAAAATTGCTAGAGCTAAAACTGGCCTTCCAATTGTTACAGAAATTATGGACCCAGCAACACTTGACCAATTCGTAGAAGATGTAGATATTATCCAAGTAGGCGCAAGAAATATGCAGAACTTCTCACTCCTTAAACAGCTTGGTCAAACTAAAAAACCTATTTTACTTAAAAGAGGTCTTTCAGCTACAATTGAAGAGTGGATTATGTCAGCAGAATACATTATGGCAGGCGGTAATGAGCAAGTTATCTTCTGTGAAAGAGGTATCAGAACCTTTGAAAATTATACACGTAACACTTTAGATTTATCAGCTATTCCAGCTATTAGAAAGCTTAGTCACTTACCTATTATCATTGACCCAAGCCATGCCACAGGTCTTCGTTATATGGTAGAACCAATGTGCGCAGCAGCTGTTGCAGCTGGAGCAGATGGTCTGATCATTGAAGTTCATAACAATCCAGAGAAAGCACTTTGTGATGGGCCACAATCTGTAACACCAGAAGGCTTCAGCCACATTATCAGTAAAGTTGCTAAATACGCAGCAGTAGAAGATCGTCATATCAGTGGGGTGAGATAAATGGGAGAAGCGGACTATAAAGGCATTACAGCTAGATTAAAATCATCTATTGAAAACTTATATCAGCATAGTGATTATATTTTAAACCAAATAGAAGAGGGGATTAACGGAACAGTTAAACCCTCTCCTAGAGTGGGTTACCAGGGGTTACCAGGTGCTTACGGGGAAGAAGCTACCTATACTTACTTTAAAGGTCAGTGGTCAGAGCTAACCCACCATGACTCATTTGAAGATGTCTTTGAAGCACTTTTAGAAGGCAGTATTGACTATGGGGTAGTGCCTATAGAGAATTCTAGTGCAGGTGAGGTTTTTGATACATATGATTTAATCAAGGAACATCAGCTTTACATTGTTGGGGAGCAGACCATTAAGATCGAACATAACTTATTAGGACTAAAGGGAGCAAAGATAGAGGATATTAATGAGGTTTATTCTCATCCTCAAGGTCTTTCACAAACTAAAGCTTTCTTAAAAGAACATCCCAAAATGAAACAAATACCTTATATCAATACGGCTACAGCGTGTCAACATGTAGCAGAGCTTAAAGATGCTAGTAAAGCTGCTATTGCTAGTAAACGTGCTGCAAGCCTTTATGGTCTGGATATTCTAAAATCGAATATCCATTTTAATAAAGATAATTTTACTCGCTTTATTATATTAGCTAGAAAAATGCATATTACAGATGAGTGTGATAAAATCAGTATTGTTTTTAACACAGCTCATACGAGTGGGTCACTTTATAATATTCTAGGTCATTTCGCGTACAATGGATTAAATCTATTAAAGATTCAATCTAGACCACTACTTGAAAAGAAATGGGAGTATTATTTCTTTGCAGACTTAGAAGGTAATCTGCAAGATGTGAGTGTGCTTATAGCGTTGAGTAAGATTAAAGACGAGTGTCCTTATTTTAAAATATTAGGGAACTATAAGCAAAGCGAGTAAGAAAGTAAATAATATTGAATAATAATAGCCTCTTTGGTCTAAGTTATAAAGGAAGTCATTTTGACAATATTTAACGAGAACCGAAGGGGTTGTTTTTATGAAAAGAAGAAGAAAAAAAGCATCACCCACGCCTATAGTGGTAGCTAGCGTTGTTATAGGTGCAGCAGCAGGAGCTATAGCTATGTTAAGTAGTAAGAAGTTAAAAGAACAAAGGGAGGAAAAGTCACAAAGAGCAAGCTGGGAGGCAGCCACTAGAGCTGCTCATGGCCTAAGGCATCAAAAGGGTCATGTGTACTTTGTTGGTGGAGGCTTAGGATCTCTAGCTGGAGCAGCATACTTGATTAGAGATTGCCAATTTAAAGGCGAAAACATCCATATTATTGAAGGTTTAAAAGTATTAGGTGGTAGCAATGACGGTGCAGGTGAAGCCGTATATGGCTTTGTATGTCGTGGAGGTCGTATGCTTAATGAAGAAACCTATGAGAATTTTTGGGAGTTATTTTCTAGTATTCCTTCCTTAGATATGCCAGGTATGAGTGTGACAGAAGAAATCTTGAATTTTGACCATTTACATCCTACTCATGCCCAAGCACGTTTAGTAGACAAGAGGGGCGTTATTCAAGATGTAAAAAGCATGGGGTTTAATAAGGCCGACAGGCTAGCTCTTGCAAAACTTATGGCTACACCAGAAAGTAAACTTGATGATATGACTATTGAACAATGGTTTGCAGATACCCCACATTTCTTTACTACTAA
Coding sequences:
- the aroF gene encoding 3-deoxy-7-phosphoheptulonate synthase is translated as MIIVMKNNTPEEEINRLMKELTSSYDIKIQKITGSQCTVLGLIGDTSSIEVDDISRDSRVDKAMRVKQPYKKANRAFHPDDSIFEIGGRKIGGKDIAIIAGPCSVESEEQIVGIAEAVKASGATFLRGGAYKPRTSPYAFQGLEAEGLELLKIARAKTGLPIVTEIMDPATLDQFVEDVDIIQVGARNMQNFSLLKQLGQTKKPILLKRGLSATIEEWIMSAEYIMAGGNEQVIFCERGIRTFENYTRNTLDLSAIPAIRKLSHLPIIIDPSHATGLRYMVEPMCAAAVAAGADGLIIEVHNNPEKALCDGPQSVTPEGFSHIISKVAKYAAVEDRHISGVR
- the pheA gene encoding prephenate dehydratase, yielding MGEADYKGITARLKSSIENLYQHSDYILNQIEEGINGTVKPSPRVGYQGLPGAYGEEATYTYFKGQWSELTHHDSFEDVFEALLEGSIDYGVVPIENSSAGEVFDTYDLIKEHQLYIVGEQTIKIEHNLLGLKGAKIEDINEVYSHPQGLSQTKAFLKEHPKMKQIPYINTATACQHVAELKDASKAAIASKRAASLYGLDILKSNIHFNKDNFTRFIILARKMHITDECDKISIVFNTAHTSGSLYNILGHFAYNGLNLLKIQSRPLLEKKWEYYFFADLEGNLQDVSVLIALSKIKDECPYFKILGNYKQSE